One Sesamum indicum cultivar Zhongzhi No. 13 linkage group LG14, S_indicum_v1.0, whole genome shotgun sequence genomic window, gattttatttataattaaaatagctGTAATAgtatttaatcatgataaatattttgggatTTTACTTATAGAAATGACGatctacaaatatatatattcactaCGAATTTTCTACtgttaattatgacaaattaatCAGATTGAAATCCATATTTCTTCTAATGGATATAATTGACTCgaatatactaaaatataattaatcatattaaaaatattatatttctttctaaaaaatataatgatacatataaatgttatatacaattaatttaaatttgatggaattcaatttcaacTAGAAATCTTCATCTactattcataaaaaaaagaaagaaaaaatttatgattaaaataacGAAAAATGGGAATTCTCCACATCCCCAGAACCTCCCTAGAACACTCcacattatttgaaaatagaaaaacaaaattaaaattcgtaGAATACACCAAAATGGCAAATCGAGAACTGTCCTTCACCTTTCAGAAACTTAATTCCAAACCGACTTAATTACTACTTTATATAAGGAGGATGATGAGTGTACACAAACACATAACAACCCTTTCGTGCAATTTCCACAACAAAGTCGCATTTCTGCTGCTAACTTCATCTCAGAGAAGATGGCGAACGAGGTGGTTCTGCTGGATGTATATGTCAGCATGTTCGGGATGAGGGCAAGAGTCGCATTAGCCGAGAAGGGCGTGGAGTACGAGTACAGGGAGGAGAATTTGGCCGAGAAAAGCCCGCTTTTGCTTCAGATGAACCCGGTTCACAAGAAAATCCCGGTCCTGATTCACAACGGGAAACCCGTCTGTGAGTCGCTCATTATCGTTCATAGATGAGGTGTGGAAGGATAGGTCTCCCCTGTTGCCTTCTGATCCTTACCAGAGAGCTCAAGCTAGGTTCTGGGCTGATTTTATTGACAAAAAGGTACCATTTCTTTTCAGGGTTTTTGTTCATTTCTCTTAATTTAGCTCTTGTTAATTTGTTGTCAAAGTTGTTCAACTCCAACCAGGGCAAATTCCCCACTcgttttttagttaaatttgaattaattatataataagtataaatacaaatatttttgggtcgttatatatttttaaaaaaataatcaatcacataataaatacacgTGACATGTGTTCTGTGAATGATTtatcaaacttgatttgagccaaaaaaaaaagaaaaaagtttctCGAACTAGACTGTCTTCCTGACTTGGTCGGAAGCTTGCAAATGATAATAAGTTGAGGGGTCTTTGTATTTTGGTAGTGTAATTGAGTGGTACTAATCTCCTAATTTGTTAGGGTTGTCAAATTGTGAAATGAGTTTTTACTTTTTGGGCAATTTTGtcgtcaaaatattttgaaaggtGAAGCAtcatttcaacaaattatGTCATCTTATACTAacgattataattataaaacgaaaaataattaaacaataaatcaatacagTCCACGATACCACGTccttatgtattaattttatattcgtAATAAGTTTTTACTTTGTTGAATCATGGAATTAGGTTTACGAGGCCGGGAGAAAACTGTGGACTACGAAAGGGGAAGAGTTGGAATCCGGGAAGAAAGACTTCATAGAGATACTCAAGGTGTTGGAAGGGGAGCTGGGGGACAAGCCTTACTTTGGGGGTGAGGATTTCGGGTTTGTCGATGTGGCCCTAATCCCTTTCTACAGTTGGTTCAATGCCTACGAGACTTGCGCCAATTTCAGCATCGAAGAGCACTGTCCGAAACTGATTGCTTGGGCGAAGAGGTGCATGGAGAGGGAGAGTGTCTCCAAGTCTTTGGCTGATCCGAACAAGATTTATGACTTTGTTTTGGCTATGAAGAAGAAGTTCGGTATTGAGTAGGCATGTGAGAGATTGGTGGGTTAGATACCATTTATCTTGTGTTAATGAAAAAGTGCAAAACAGTTTATGTGAAATGTGCAATTTATTTCCTATGGtattaaaaatgatgcaatttgcagtattttttaaatcacaatgGAGTCAATTGTAATTTGTGTTTTCACAAAGTTTTTTGCACTTTTCTATTGACGCAGGGGTTAAATGGTATTTAACCCGATATGGgttgtttgtaattttgtgtcttaaatatttttaatttggtaataaaGGCACGGGTCGTTGGATTTGGGTTATGTATGGGCAGTAAATGTGGTTTGCTGTCGGAACCTTGTAGTTTGTTTCCAGCTGAATTTTGTGTCAGCTTATTGTAtgttgtattaaaaatatgccATATATTGCAATATATATTGCATcccaattatatttaatagagAGTATTATATATCAACCTTTCTAGAggattagaaaaataaattcttatgcAATTGTATGCCATATATTCACATTTGACGTTGGAAtgtcttaaaattataataactgtCATGACACATCgtttttatgcatttaataaataaattttcatgcaaatatattatgaataataaagaatattttaattgactACTAAGTCaatcaaaaattaagaaagtcGAATAACTAAGggctttttaaaattataaaagaagagGGTAAACTATAACTATCTTCcctgagatttgacataattatgaatactcccTTGctatttgaaattacaaatatcctccttaaatggaaaataattatgtaatcgTAAAAGTTGAAGTagacattactattttattcttgctgaatttttcaaaaaatataaaagaaatttgagGGTGGATAAAATAATCTAGAGTGAATATTactttgtaaaaatataatatatataattgtaatttataatttcaagggCTGATCAGTTCAtctcaaaaattgaatgaaaatctatcGGAATGAGCTCGTTGGTAGACAGATGTTAAAATTAAGGagatagttgtaatttttcaaacaacgagaaggtatttgtaattatatcaaaaacCTCATGAAAgatggttgtaatttatcctaaaaattaatataatagtatcaaaatcatcattttgttttatattacttcttttttttggcaatagaatagatgaaattattgcatattttatatacgATTATGATGAGAACATGTGTCATATTGTTGTAAGAAAAACAGTTGAGAATCTCGTTCCATAAACATAGCAAGAGACATAAAGCAATAATTTGGGGCtagttatgaaattataaagaaGATGGAGGctcaattacaatttattataaataataacaccCGACAACATAGATGACAAGTTGCCAGTATTGATTGTGAAGATATATGGCCAAGAATTGTCGGTAAGATCCAAATTGCATGgatgcataatatatatatatatatatatatatatatatatatattgctgacaaaaaaatatatatatatatatatatatatatatatattgctgaCAAAAATATCGTACATATGCCAAATGTTTAATAAAAGCGATAATTATACGCTCCTCTTATGAAattaggtataattacacaaaaatttcttgtggtttgaaaaattacatttagcatcCATgagtttgcttccgtctaataaataaattccttcattagcaaaattaaaatatatgcgCTGCATATAAGCTTAACCTCGCTTCAATGGTTAAgcaatactattatttaatattttacataatgaCATATTCTACGCCTTTCCAACCTCATAGCAGAAGAGTATTGGGATGTCCTAGAATTTCAATTGATTCAAGACACTATTCTATGCACCTCTACTCGTTTAGGTCAACGACAAACTACCAAAATTCCTAATGAGATGGATTGACCCCAAGCACAAGAAAGATAGCAAATTTGTAGCCAATCACAAGAAAGTCAAGCTCCATCACATCGAAATAATGGGCCAAGGTGGATTGGTAGACGTCAAAATAATGAAGCCAAtacttgaatatattttttttatatatatgcaatttgtaattttattaatttttaaaaatcaatgaaacaattaatatgttttttattataaaaatattatataaaaagttcatAATATAATACGATTAAAAGTCataattagtaagtaaatgtataaataatataaaattagtatattacagttttttcaaaaatataataaacaatatttaataaaatttaaaaatatatatatgtgtgcgACAAGTCGGTAGTAGCACAAATGATACCGgccattttataaaaataaataaatagttttaaaaagaatatataaatgaaaaaataggGGGGGGGGTCCTCTTTAATTTTGCAACTCGGAgcataattgtaattttttttatattatttaaataagttaattaggAGAATTGTTGTATTTAATCCCTGTCCGTACCAAAAAAGTTAATAGATACAAGAAATGGTGCTCAAATATACAAACTCATATGGTCATCGCAAAAAATCAGTAATTCTTAAATTTAGTAatctctataaatatataattgattattgttaatgacaattttataaaataaattattattaatatttataatgcgacaaattaaatttattatcactCAGTATATAATTTCagagataattttatatttgtattcgatatttttttattaatattattttattattataatgcaaACTCACTAAAAATATGGTAGAAAAAGTTattgaattgataaaatcaaataaagagCTGAGCTAATGGGAGGCACGATGACAGAAAATTGATATGGCAACCAACTCGTCgaatattttggtataattatacgtaatattttttataaattaaaattttatttttagtattttttaagtttatttttgtttaacaaacattataaaaaaaagtacaatatcattgtaaataattattaacaatgGTCATGCAACAGTTTGTCCATGATTTGCACGAGGGTAACTAAAACAtttatggcaaatatttttaccatggcaaataactttttcttagtgaaaaatctatattttcgTATTGGTTTATTTAACCGTggtaattaaaaagtatttactATAGTTTTTAGTCCatagctattaaaattgtaaccAATAGTCATTTTTCTTCACCCTCCGTTAGTTACaattcactgaattttttgatattaacaaaataataaaaaaaatctattttaccatcgattgacttaatactaatttattacagatcaaataattctttttatgatcaaattactcttataggtcttcacacgttaatgcatgtgagaaggtatatcttcattgttataagggtagcttagaagaaaaaaaattatttgacctacaataagttagtaataagtcaatcgaagttatcaattttcattcagttttattattaatattgataaatttaatgaattttgactaatagaagg contains:
- the LOC105176892 gene encoding LOW QUALITY PROTEIN: probable glutathione S-transferase (The sequence of the model RefSeq protein was modified relative to this genomic sequence to represent the inferred CDS: inserted 2 bases in 1 codon) gives rise to the protein MANEVVLLDVYVSMFGMRARVALAEKGVEYEYREENLAEKSPLLLQMNPVHKKIPVLIHNGKPVCESLIIVXIDEVWKDRSPLLPSDPYQRAQARFWADFIDKKVYEAGRKLWTTKGEELESGKKDFIEILKVLEGELGDKPYFGGEDFGFVDVALIPFYSWFNAYETCANFSIEEHCPKLIAWAKRCMERESVSKSLADPNKIYDFVLAMKKKFGIE